In Bosea vestrisii, the following are encoded in one genomic region:
- a CDS encoding ImmA/IrrE family metallo-endopeptidase — protein MSVVEARAAARTIIAEFPVRAAPVPVERIVKARGIVLQYAPLADELSGMAYIRDGVRIIGVNALHHPNRQRFTIAHELAHHELHPEQLREEVHLDKAFRVMMRDDVAAQGVDLWEIEANAFAAELLMPHAFLKDVVDPVGLDLDDDERLESLARKFRVSTSALRYRLGVRG, from the coding sequence GTGAGTGTCGTCGAAGCCCGCGCCGCCGCGCGTACGATCATCGCCGAGTTTCCGGTTCGCGCAGCGCCCGTTCCTGTCGAACGGATCGTGAAGGCTCGGGGTATCGTCTTGCAGTACGCGCCGCTCGCAGACGAGCTCTCCGGCATGGCTTATATCCGTGACGGAGTGCGGATAATCGGGGTGAACGCTCTCCATCACCCCAACCGGCAGCGGTTTACCATCGCGCATGAACTCGCCCATCACGAACTTCACCCCGAGCAACTGCGGGAAGAAGTTCATCTCGACAAGGCCTTCCGCGTAATGATGCGGGATGACGTCGCTGCTCAGGGCGTCGATTTGTGGGAGATCGAGGCCAATGCCTTCGCAGCCGAGCTCCTCATGCCGCATGCGTTTTTAAAGGACGTCGTCGATCCGGTCGGGCTAGACCTTGACGACGATGAACGGCTCGAATCGCTGGCTCGTAAGTTTCGGGTGAGCACGTCGGCACTGCGCTACCGACTGGGCGTACGTGGGTAA
- a CDS encoding ThiF family adenylyltransferase, whose product MFQKLVSHNDDIRRLVEKGYAVGFDSEYLIVRDVPYLDTNRAYQLGAIVTKLVFTDNEHVRQDDHQIFFAGSHPYNMDGGQIGNLAGGPTTLTLSAEASDVVVQRSFSNKPRVNGQLVGFDNFFDKIESYVGIISGPAMAMYPGRKEPLTYRAVEKAAEDAIFKIHDTMTSRAEITGLSAKFHGEVVAIIGLGGTGAYTLDFLAKTPVKEIRGFDRDPFHVHNAFRSPGRFEHNEFNLSKADMYQARYYNLRHGLKLEAKFIDASSAADFEGVTFAFVCVDKGSSRAGIFDLLIALDIPFIDVGMGLNRKHGALSGMMRATYYAPETAAAVRAKDLAELTDRQNEEYRVNIQIGELNALNAAMAVMKFKRLKGFYVEKTPDFHFLFDLADGKIATRSELNEA is encoded by the coding sequence GTGTTTCAGAAACTGGTCAGTCATAACGACGATATCCGTCGTCTGGTCGAGAAGGGGTACGCGGTCGGTTTCGACAGCGAGTATCTGATCGTTCGCGATGTCCCCTATCTCGACACGAACCGTGCGTACCAACTTGGCGCCATCGTCACCAAGTTGGTGTTCACCGACAATGAGCACGTCCGCCAGGACGATCATCAGATCTTCTTCGCAGGCTCTCATCCCTACAACATGGATGGCGGTCAGATCGGCAATCTCGCGGGCGGGCCGACGACTCTGACGCTGAGTGCGGAGGCATCTGATGTGGTCGTGCAGCGCAGCTTCTCAAACAAGCCGCGCGTGAACGGTCAGCTGGTCGGGTTTGATAATTTCTTCGACAAGATCGAGAGCTATGTCGGGATCATTTCCGGTCCCGCGATGGCGATGTATCCCGGCCGAAAGGAGCCGCTGACGTACCGGGCCGTCGAAAAGGCTGCCGAGGACGCCATATTCAAGATCCACGACACCATGACCAGCCGTGCGGAAATCACCGGATTGTCCGCGAAGTTTCACGGCGAGGTCGTGGCAATCATCGGCTTGGGCGGCACCGGAGCTTACACGCTCGACTTTCTGGCCAAGACGCCTGTTAAAGAGATCCGCGGTTTCGACCGCGATCCGTTTCACGTTCACAACGCCTTCCGCTCGCCAGGGCGGTTCGAGCATAACGAGTTCAACCTGTCGAAGGCCGATATGTATCAGGCCCGGTACTACAATCTCCGTCATGGTCTGAAGCTGGAAGCGAAGTTCATTGATGCGTCCAGTGCCGCCGACTTCGAGGGCGTCACCTTCGCCTTCGTCTGCGTGGACAAGGGCAGTTCTCGCGCGGGCATCTTTGACTTGCTGATCGCGCTCGACATCCCATTCATCGACGTGGGCATGGGGCTAAACCGCAAGCACGGTGCGCTCTCTGGTATGATGCGGGCAACCTATTACGCGCCCGAGACCGCGGCAGCAGTGAGAGCAAAGGACCTCGCAGAGCTGACCGACCGGCAGAACGAGGAATACCGGGTGAACATCCAGATCGGCGAGTTGAACGCCTTGAATGCGGCGATGGCGGTCATGAAGTTTAAGCGACTGAAAGGGTTCTACGTCGAGAAGACGCCGGACTTTCATTTTCTGTTCGATCTCGCTGATGGCAAAATTGCAACGCGGTCAGAACTCAATGAAGCTTGA
- a CDS encoding multiubiquitin domain-containing protein, translating into MSIADAPELISGNQNLTAAQIADESFNFRIFSFDDRKVTGGQIAEAYGAHPITEFVVLHQLANLELEELRPTELADLKRGNRFFVIRGDGTHRFFVDGLSMVWPLKTLKGRYIKQLIAKDNADTELLLEREDQPDKVIDDDEDVRLAGDGVEKLKTRPAKASVTIIVEGTPHSWTKNKISYDEVVTLEVPNYAQHPEITYSVKYTNGPNNRPEGVLAKGETVRVKDGMIFSVSETGQS; encoded by the coding sequence ATGAGCATTGCAGACGCGCCGGAGCTGATCTCCGGGAATCAGAACCTGACTGCGGCGCAGATCGCCGATGAGTCTTTCAACTTCCGCATCTTCTCGTTCGACGACCGCAAGGTCACGGGCGGGCAGATTGCGGAAGCGTACGGGGCGCATCCGATCACCGAGTTCGTAGTGCTTCATCAGCTCGCCAATCTCGAGCTTGAAGAACTGCGGCCGACTGAGCTTGCCGATCTGAAGAGGGGGAACCGCTTCTTCGTGATCCGCGGTGATGGCACGCATCGCTTCTTCGTCGATGGCCTGAGCATGGTCTGGCCGCTCAAGACGCTCAAGGGCCGCTACATCAAGCAGCTGATCGCTAAAGACAACGCCGATACCGAGCTGCTGCTGGAACGCGAAGACCAGCCCGACAAGGTCATTGATGATGACGAAGATGTGCGTCTGGCCGGTGACGGTGTCGAGAAGCTCAAGACCCGTCCGGCCAAGGCGAGCGTGACCATCATCGTCGAGGGCACGCCGCATAGCTGGACGAAGAACAAGATCAGCTACGACGAAGTCGTCACGCTGGAGGTGCCCAACTACGCCCAGCATCCGGAGATCACCTATTCGGTGAAATACACCAACGGCCCCAACAATCGGCCCGAGGGCGTTCTGGCCAAGGGTGAGACGGTGCGTGTCAAAGATGGGATGATCTTCAGTGTTTCAGAAACTGGTCAGTCATAA
- a CDS encoding DUF2188 domain-containing protein, with protein sequence MRRLGEGLAAASRRTKNLSKRIHVVPHENGWATRREGTSRAGTVHDTQAQANEAARGTAIRERGEAIIHRPDGRIRDANSYGNDPFPRRDDHHAAAPSGAVLHSAGGLILACIQFKGRNR encoded by the coding sequence ATGCGTCGGCTGGGCGAGGGCCTGGCTGCGGCGAGCAGAAGGACTAAGAACTTGTCAAAGCGCATTCACGTCGTCCCCCACGAGAACGGGTGGGCAACCAGACGCGAAGGGACGTCGCGGGCCGGCACGGTCCACGACACCCAGGCTCAGGCGAACGAAGCGGCACGCGGTACGGCCATTCGGGAGCGGGGCGAAGCGATCATCCATCGTCCCGACGGCCGTATCCGGGACGCGAACTCCTATGGCAACGATCCCTTCCCCCGAAGGGATGATCACCACGCGGCCGCACCATCCGGTGCGGTCCTCCATTCAGCCGGCGGGCTGATCCTGGCCTGCATTCAGTTCAAAGGACGAAATCGATGA
- a CDS encoding helix-turn-helix transcriptional regulator has protein sequence MSNDPRYTAFGEAMALRREQLKMTQAQLASRVGLSRASIANIERGRQNVLLHHACDIASALGLSQVGDLLPVESKPSLEDQVLALSEAVSPKAKAQISDLIATAVATAKAKS, from the coding sequence ATGTCGAATGATCCGCGGTACACCGCCTTCGGAGAAGCCATGGCTCTGCGACGCGAGCAACTGAAGATGACCCAGGCGCAGCTGGCGTCACGGGTCGGGCTTTCACGGGCCTCGATTGCAAACATTGAGCGTGGTCGGCAAAACGTGCTCTTGCATCATGCCTGCGACATAGCCTCAGCCCTTGGCTTGTCGCAGGTCGGCGACCTCCTTCCAGTCGAGTCCAAACCGTCCCTGGAGGATCAAGTTCTTGCGCTTTCAGAAGCGGTCAGCCCGAAGGCGAAAGCGCAGATCAGCGACCTTATCGCGACCGCCGTCGCCACTGCCAAAGCAAAGTCGTGA
- a CDS encoding helix-turn-helix transcriptional regulator, with product MLDSEIANRMRELAIGEISAVEAKSMMSDFFGRAPELAARKTYPALQEVAWRFIRSRSAPEDIDEWLGVFRFCEQLLDRHELPASARQIEALGDIVARTARYAELQPPDSVLSRRHVVPLLEKLRREGGRLPRKDLKRHLEVEEANLSRLIALLEAGRLVVRKVAGREAMIELTPEGLRSIPAPQAVPDVYAEIGLLLNDAKGAAVSVRTAKEELFATSGFEDTVGLPAAAAATLLSESGSSGWLDLQTAEHRWARCVSLPTTGDKSAALWVDISDLKETVDRAHQRIDGLEAELASVRASKEAILARQARLKAYRNAVERRLEARISGAKRSAALAYPGTLASQNTDLLHELGEIQSVVFAAAPLTSPEQVMEPVSAYAVFDEVVKLASFFSEDELKASASELPSDLPIASEPVLDTFRNCAARGVRFRELKLSGKNDGVVFAAYADLDFDPASMTVGSGQTVPGFHIEKTVQDGAYGIQIYTPISGAITRKIA from the coding sequence ATGTTAGATAGCGAAATTGCCAACAGGATGCGGGAGCTCGCGATTGGTGAGATCAGCGCCGTAGAGGCAAAGTCGATGATGTCCGATTTCTTCGGCCGCGCGCCTGAGCTCGCAGCCCGCAAGACATATCCTGCGCTCCAGGAGGTTGCGTGGCGCTTCATCCGGTCGCGGTCCGCTCCGGAGGATATCGACGAGTGGCTCGGTGTTTTCCGGTTTTGCGAGCAGCTATTGGACAGGCATGAGCTCCCGGCTTCAGCTCGCCAAATCGAAGCCCTCGGTGACATAGTCGCGAGGACAGCCCGCTACGCTGAGCTGCAGCCGCCTGACAGCGTGCTAAGCCGTCGACATGTTGTGCCACTTCTGGAGAAGCTCCGGCGCGAAGGCGGTCGCCTGCCACGAAAGGACTTGAAGCGGCATCTGGAGGTCGAGGAGGCGAACCTCTCGCGCCTTATCGCCTTGCTTGAGGCTGGCAGGCTTGTCGTGCGCAAAGTCGCGGGGCGCGAGGCGATGATCGAGCTCACCCCTGAGGGCCTCCGCAGCATTCCAGCGCCTCAGGCCGTTCCCGATGTCTATGCTGAAATCGGACTGTTGTTGAACGACGCAAAGGGTGCGGCTGTTTCCGTGCGGACCGCAAAGGAAGAGTTGTTCGCTACATCTGGTTTCGAGGACACAGTGGGTTTGCCAGCTGCCGCGGCTGCGACACTGTTGTCCGAAAGCGGATCGAGCGGTTGGTTGGATTTGCAGACAGCAGAGCACAGATGGGCTCGCTGCGTAAGCTTGCCCACCACCGGAGATAAGTCAGCAGCCCTTTGGGTCGATATCAGCGATCTGAAGGAGACGGTGGATCGCGCACATCAGCGCATTGATGGTCTCGAAGCAGAGTTGGCTAGCGTTCGCGCCAGTAAGGAAGCCATCCTTGCTCGGCAAGCGAGGCTCAAAGCTTATAGGAATGCCGTTGAGCGCAGGTTGGAGGCGCGGATTTCGGGCGCTAAGAGGAGCGCGGCTCTAGCCTATCCCGGAACGCTCGCATCCCAGAACACCGACCTACTGCACGAGCTGGGCGAGATCCAGTCCGTGGTGTTCGCTGCTGCGCCTTTGACTAGCCCGGAACAAGTTATGGAGCCGGTCAGCGCATACGCGGTTTTTGACGAGGTGGTGAAGCTCGCGAGTTTCTTTTCAGAAGACGAGCTGAAGGCCTCTGCATCCGAGTTGCCATCCGACTTGCCCATAGCGTCCGAGCCGGTCCTGGACACTTTCCGAAATTGCGCGGCCCGCGGAGTGCGGTTTCGCGAACTAAAATTGTCCGGCAAGAACGATGGCGTAGTCTTCGCTGCTTATGCGGATCTGGATTTTGACCCGGCCTCGATGACCGTTGGAAGTGGCCAAACCGTTCCAGGCTTCCATATTGAGAAAACGGTCCAAGACGGTGCCTATGGTATTCAGATATACACTCCCATCTCAGGGGCTATCACACGGAAGATCGCGTAG
- a CDS encoding DUF6527 family protein: MAKLQRGQNSMKLENITLQRVEFMPKQLEPGVLYVSEKYGAVAHLCACGCGAKIRTPLGETEWSLKETASGPSLWPSVGNWQQACKSHYVIDGERSYGAAPGRPSELWPVARLRKRVARRITMPCTPRTDGSSASGTGSRDCLSDKASEALATARQRCSASVHTAYAAAR; encoded by the coding sequence ATGGCAAAATTGCAACGCGGTCAGAACTCAATGAAGCTTGAAAACATCACTCTTCAGCGCGTTGAGTTTATGCCCAAGCAGCTTGAGCCTGGAGTCCTCTACGTCTCCGAGAAATATGGCGCGGTGGCGCATCTCTGCGCGTGCGGCTGCGGTGCCAAGATCCGCACGCCGCTCGGCGAGACAGAGTGGAGCTTGAAGGAAACCGCCAGCGGTCCAAGCCTGTGGCCTTCCGTCGGCAACTGGCAGCAAGCCTGCAAGTCTCATTACGTCATCGACGGGGAGAGATCATATGGTGCGGCACCTGGACGCCCGAGCGAATTATGGCCGGTCGCCAGGCTGAGGAAGCGCGTCGCAAGGCGTATTACGATGCCATGTACGCCAAGGACGGATGGTTCATCCGCTTCTGGAACTGGCTCAAGGGACTGTTTGTCCGATAAGGCAAGTGAGGCGCTGGCGACTGCTCGCCAGCGTTGCTCAGCTTCAGTGCATACCGCATACGCCGCAGCTCGCTGA